Proteins from a genomic interval of Sparus aurata chromosome 21, fSpaAur1.1, whole genome shotgun sequence:
- the LOC115572000 gene encoding zinc finger protein 629: MESCSFHSQLLSVMEVLAKAAVAEINRRVDDSCAVLRLEVSQSRRDIDLLQRKCEAMEAELRRSRMRARRKMFYPPAGERFSPLVKIVLNRDRQSTDWDRQMDAEAQNQPQQCANEAEHILIKEEQAEEDVWKNGPEENLIPEAVQPQCFEALQPAQTNSFVECHHSAENPADPESLVSPTDGYNRNQTGAELIVKHEREEEPDENAAPLDSAQRVMTEEGDGQLWTSNLCRETIDANFSYTEQEFESDPSVFPSQSGSHSVSVSAARAKRRARTFGCKRPQPDEALNALSQINTMDQCLIPQQSQHQYGDSAAHMRNPHEDPPNTATSSFCRSSFSLARRMRTPWRSGIGEKRFSCTYCDKSFMRFSQLKEHLRSHTGEKPFSCQQCGRSFTKQCNLIRHAVVHSGEKPYECSLCGKCFTQRSSLKSHQKTAH; encoded by the exons ATGGAGAGCTGCAGCTTCCACAGCCAGCTGCTGTCCGTCATGGAGGTCCTGGCCAAGGCAGCTGTGGCGGAGATAAACCGGCGCGTGGACGACAGCTGCGCGGTGCTCCGGCTGGAGGTGAGCCAGAGCCGGCGAGACATCgacctgctgcagaggaagTGTGAGGCGATGGAGGcagagctgaggaggagcaggatgaGAGCCAGGAGGAAAA TGTTTTATCCTCCAGCAGGAGAGAGATTCTCTCCTCTGGTCAAAATAGTgttgaacagagacagacagagcacAGACTgggacagacagatggatgcTGAGGCTCAAAATCAACCTCAACAG TGTGCTAATGAAGCTGAACACATACTGATCAAAGAGGAGCAAGCAGAGGAGGACGTGTGGAAGAACGGCCCCGAGGAGAACCTGA TCCCTGAGGCCGTGCAGCCGCAGTGTTTTGAAGCCTTACAGCCTGCCCAGACCAACAGCTTTGTAGAGTGTCACCACTCAGCTGAGAACCCGGCCGACCCTGAATCTTTGGTTTCCCCAACAGACGGGTACAACAGAAACCAAACCGGGGCAGAGCTCATAGTGAAACacgagagagaggaagagccgGATGAGAACGCAGCTCCTCTTGATTCAGCCCAGAGGGTCATGACAGAGGAGGGTGACGGACAGCTGTGGACGTCCAATCTGTGCAGAGAAACCATTGATGCAAACTTCTCGTACACTGAGCAAGAGTTTGAGTCAGATCCCTCTGTGTTCCCATCTCAAAGTGGATCACATTCAGTCTCGGTGAGCGCAGCACGAGCAAAAAGACGAGCCAGAACTTTTGGATGTAAGAGACCACAACCAGACGAAGCACTCAACGCTTTATCTCAGATCAACACCATGGATCAGTGCCTGATTCCTCAGCAATCACAGCATCAGTACGGAGACTCTGCAGCTCACATGAGGAACCCACACGAGGATCCACCAAACACAGCGACCTCTTCTTTCTGCCGCAGCAGCTTCAGCCTGGCGAGAAGGATGAGGACGCCCTGGAGGTCCGGCATCGGGGAGAAGAGGTTCAGCTGCACGTACTGCGACAAAAGCTTCATGAGGTTCAGCCAGCTCAAAGAGCACCTGAGGAGCCACACGGGGGAGAAACCGTTCAGCTGCCAGCAGTGCGGCAGGAGCTTCACCAAACAGTGCAACCTCATCAGACACGCGGTGGTCCACAGCGGGGAGAAGCCCTACGAGTGCTCGCTGTGCGGGAAGTGCTTCACCCAGCGCTCGAGCCTCAAGTCCCATCAGAAGACAGCACACTGA